A window of the Cannabis sativa cultivar Pink pepper isolate KNU-18-1 chromosome X, ASM2916894v1, whole genome shotgun sequence genome harbors these coding sequences:
- the LOC115702374 gene encoding non-specific lipid transfer protein GPI-anchored 15: protein MGLKKIELGVALVLLMAILLGRATAQSSCSSSLMSLAPCLNYITGNSSSNPSSSCCSSLTSVVQSSPQCLCSVLNGGATSFGITVNRTLALSLPGACKVNTPPLSQCNAANSPTGSAIPPATSPSAADSPNTNTPDASITPSASDIPSGVGGGSKSTDGINTSGSGGTGIKATLNFVLFLVFIVSCSSNYSSFFFF from the exons ATGGGTTTGAAAAAGATTGAGTTGGGTGTAGCCTTGGTCCTCCTCATGGCAATTCTCTTGGGTAGGGCCACAGCTCAATCGAGTTGCTCGAGCTCTCTCATGAGTTTGGCCCCATGCCTTAACTACATAACTGGAAACTCCTCGTCCAACCCATCCTCCTCTTGCTGCTCAAGCCTCACTAGCGTCGTTCAATCGTCACCCCAGTGCCTCTGCTCAGTGCTAAACGGTGGTGCGACGTCGTTTGGTATCACAGTCAACCGAACTCTCGCTCTTTCCCTCCCAGGCGCATGTAAAGTCAACACTCCACCCCTTAGCCAGTGTAACG CTGCTAATTCACCAACCGGCTCAGCAATCCCACCTGCAACATCTCCATCTGCAGCAGACTCTCCCAATACTAACACACCTGATGCTTCTATTACTCCTTCTGCCTCAGACATTCCTTCAG GAGTTGGAGGAGGGTCAAAGTCAACGGACGGTATTAACACATCTGGATCTGGTGGCACCGGTATCAAAGCGACACTAAATTTCGTGCTCTTCTTAGTATTCATTGTCTCGTGTTCTTCAAACTATtctagttttttctttttttaa